The following proteins come from a genomic window of Cervus canadensis isolate Bull #8, Minnesota chromosome 3, ASM1932006v1, whole genome shotgun sequence:
- the TMEM139 gene encoding transmembrane protein 139, producing the protein MVPGQPWGKLEKPLLFLCCTSFLLGLALLGIRPDIAPVAYFFLSLGGFFLLACLLACVLEWGSRSGQTESPGASSNARDNEAFEVPTYVEATVMEPQPHPQELDLPPSYSSVVIPPGLEEGQPNHPEEPRRARLDRRVGSEGSVTSASPRRPPISLRLRWSRTVSTVPDLQTLWTPPRLEPLTPPPAYEVSCGHSDDDVFYGNNWTPS; encoded by the exons aTGGTGCCAGGCCAGCCGTGGGGGAAACTGGAGAAGCCGCTTCTCTTCCTGTGCTGCACCTCCTTCCTCCTGGGGCTGGCTTTGCTGGGGATACGGCCGGACATCGCCCCTGTGGCTTATTTCTTTCTCAGCTTGGGTGGCTTCTTTTTGTTGGCCTGCCTCCTGGCCTGTGTTTTGGAATGGGGGTCTCGATCAGGGCAGACCGAGAGCCCAGGGGCCTCCAGCAATGCACG GGACAATGAAGCCTTTGAGGTGCCAACCTATGTTGAAGCCACAGTGATGGAGCCGCAGCCCCACCCCCAAGAGTTGGACCTACCACCCTCTTACAGCAGCGTTGTAATCCCCCCAGGACTTGAGGAGGGACAGCCTAACCATCCAGAGGAGCCCAGGAGAGCCAGATTGGACAGGCGAGTGGGCTCAGAGGGGTCTGTGACCTCAGCAAGTCCTAGAAGACCTCCAATCAGCCTGCGGCTTCGGTGGTCACGGACTGTGTCCACTGTTCCTGATCTGCAGACCTTGTGGACGCCCCCCAGATTGGAACCTCTGACTCCACCGCCTGCCTATGAAGTCAGCTGTGGTCACTCTGATGATGATGTTTTCTATGGAAACAACTGGACACCCTCCTAA
- the CASP2 gene encoding caspase-2 has protein sequence MAAPSAGSRSALQPKEQMAADRGRRMLRGCGMHPDHQEALKKNRVVLAKELLLSELLEHLLERDIITLEMREHIQAKTGSFGQNVELLNLLPKRGPQAFDAFCVALRETKQSHLEELLLRTLSGLQPVVPPLSCDYDLSLPFPACESCARRKQLRLSPDAVEHSLDHGDGPPCLQVKPCTPEFYQTHHQLAYRLQSRPRGLALVLSNVHFTGEKDLEFRSGGDVDHSTLVTLFKLLGYKVHVLLDQTAQEMQEKLQNFAQLPAHRVTDSCIVALLSHGVEGGVYGVDGKLLQLQEVFRLFDNANCPSLQNKPKMFFIQACRGDETDRGVDQQDGKNHSRSPDCEERDASGEELLKTRLPTRSDMICGYACLRGTAAMRNTKRGSWYVEALTQVFSERACDMHVADMLVKVNALIKEREGYAPGTEFHRCKEMSEYCSTLCRHLYLFPGHPPT, from the exons ATGGCGGCGCCGAGCGCGGGCTCCCGGTCCGCCCTCCAGCCAAAGGAGCAGATGGCTGCTGATAGGGGGCGCAG GATGTTGAGAGGGTGTGGCATGCATCCTGACCATCAGGAAGCTCTCAAAAAGAACCGCGTGGTGCTGGCCAAAGAGCTGCTGCTGAGCGAACTGTTGGAACACCTCCTGGAGAGGGACATTATCACCTTGGAAATGAGAGAGCACATTCAG GCCAAGACGGGCAGTTTCGGCCAGAACGTGGAACTCCTCAACTTGCTGCCCAAGAGAGGCCCCCAGGCCTTTGATGCCTTCTGTGTGGCCCTGAGGGAGACCAAGCAGAGCCACCTGGAGGAGCTGCTGCTCAGAACCCTGTCCGGTCTTCAGCCTGTAGTCCCGCCG TTGAGCTGCGACTATGACCTGAGTCTCCCTTTCCCGGCGTGTGAGTCCTGTGCCCGCCGCAAGCAGCTCCGCCTGTCTCCAG ATGCGGTGGAACACTCCCTAGACCACGGAGATggtcctccctgcctccaggtGAAGCCCTGCACGCCTGAGTTTTATCAGACACACCACCAGCTG GCCTACAGGTTGCAGTCTCGGCCCCGCGGCCTGGCACTGGTGCTTAGCAACGTTCACTTCACTGGAGAGAAAGACCTGGAATTCCGCTCGGGAGGGGATGTGGACCACAGCACTCTCGTCACTCTCTTCAAGCTCTTGGGCTACAAAGTTCACGTTCTTCTTGACCAGACCGCACAG GAAATGCAAGAGAAGCTGCAGAATTTTGCCCAGCTCCCGGCTCACCGAGTCACTGACTCCTGCATAGTGGCGCTCCTCTCCCACGGCGTGGAGGGCGGCGTCTACGGCGTGGACGGCAAACTGCTCCAG CTACAAGAGGTTTTTCGGCTCTTTGACAATGCCAACTGCCCAAGCCTACAGAACAAACCGAAAATGTTCTTCATCCAGGCCTGCCGTGGAG ATGAAACGGATCGGGGGGTCGACCAGCAAGACGGGAAGAACCACAGCCGATCCCCCGATTGCGAGGAGAGGGATGCCAGTGGAGAGGAGCTGCTGAAGACGCGGCTGCCCACCCGCTCGGACATGATCTGTGGCTACGCCTGCCTCAGAG GGACCGCTGCCATGCGCAACACCAAGCGAGGCTCCTGGTACGTGGAGGCCCTCACGCAGGTGTTCTCCGAGAGGGCTTGTGACATGCACGTGGCCGACATGCTGGTGAAG gtgaatgCACTCATCAAGGAGCGAGAAGGCTACGCCCCGGGCACGGAGTTCCACCGCTGCAAGGAGATGTCCGAGTACTGTAGCACCCTGTGCCGCCACCTCTATCTCTTCCCTGGCCACCCCCCCACGTGA